Proteins from a single region of Planctomycetota bacterium:
- a CDS encoding AAA family ATPase has translation MFLQITAVIVDADPQNRQELASVLSGYGVSVAATYEDVASMEAALKLGDEPQVVLVNLDPESSDVLAQMSQLPRTYPNSAFFVMSQVLDPQLLMKAMSLGVREFIPLPMTEQVLKDAFERVSDAHAGGERARIIGVVPTTGGCGSTTVACNVAASLAQAGKKTVLVDLDLCRGDVAGAFDVRASYTIADVMESSERIDQRVIENALVTHGNTELMVLARPDMIEETQRVTQAGFQKLIGLLGRMFEYVVIDSVMSLDPIYSTAVAASDVTLLTMQLNVPSAKNAERYVAALRRMGVEASKIRVLVNRYVKRGSDIAPGEVERALGLEIDYLIPNDFKTAISAINYGEPAVCRAPRAEMSVTLKKIADDLRATREVAAPLKKAA, from the coding sequence ATGTTTCTTCAGATCACAGCCGTCATCGTCGACGCCGACCCGCAGAACCGCCAGGAGCTCGCTTCCGTGCTCAGCGGCTACGGGGTCAGCGTCGCGGCGACCTACGAAGACGTCGCCTCCATGGAGGCCGCGCTCAAGCTTGGCGACGAGCCGCAGGTCGTGCTCGTCAACCTCGACCCCGAGTCGAGCGACGTCCTGGCACAGATGAGCCAGCTTCCACGGACTTACCCGAACAGCGCGTTCTTCGTCATGAGCCAGGTGCTCGACCCGCAGCTGCTCATGAAAGCCATGAGTCTCGGCGTGCGGGAGTTCATCCCGCTGCCGATGACCGAGCAGGTCCTCAAGGACGCCTTCGAGCGTGTCAGCGACGCCCACGCGGGCGGCGAGCGAGCCCGCATCATCGGCGTCGTTCCGACGACCGGCGGCTGTGGTAGCACGACTGTTGCCTGCAACGTCGCCGCCAGCCTCGCCCAGGCTGGGAAGAAGACCGTCCTGGTCGATCTCGACCTCTGCCGCGGCGATGTCGCCGGTGCCTTTGACGTCCGCGCGTCGTACACGATCGCAGACGTCATGGAGTCGAGCGAGCGAATCGACCAGCGCGTCATCGAAAACGCACTCGTCACCCACGGCAACACCGAGCTCATGGTCCTGGCCCGGCCGGACATGATCGAGGAGACGCAGCGCGTCACGCAGGCGGGCTTCCAGAAGCTCATCGGGCTGCTCGGCCGGATGTTCGAGTACGTCGTCATCGACTCGGTGATGAGCCTCGACCCGATCTATTCGACTGCCGTCGCGGCCAGCGACGTGACGCTGCTCACGATGCAGCTCAACGTGCCAAGTGCCAAGAACGCCGAGCGCTACGTCGCGGCCCTGCGTCGCATGGGCGTGGAGGCGAGCAAGATTCGCGTCCTGGTGAACCGCTACGTCAAGCGTGGCAGCGACATCGCCCCCGGCGAGGTCGAGCGGGCACTGGGTCTGGAGATCGACTACCTGATTCCCAACGACTTCAAGACCGCCATCTCCGCGATCAACTACGGCGAACCGGCCGTGTGCCGTGCACCGCGTGCGGAGAT